In Malaclemys terrapin pileata isolate rMalTer1 chromosome 22, rMalTer1.hap1, whole genome shotgun sequence, the DNA window CAGGGCAGGAGCATGGGAAGTGCCAGCTCCGGGCATCTTCACCCCCACGAGCGTCTGGTTCAGTCAAGGGCCGAACGATCTGCCTGGTTCATGCCCCAGGCCGCCTCCTGCCCACGCTGAGAGTGACGGGGGGGTGCCATTGCCTTCGCTGGAGGCAGGACTGGCGGGCGTGACCAGTGCCGGGACGGGTCCTGAGCTGGAGTGGAGAtcgcctgcccccagcccttgAGACGGGACGGGGTCTCTAAAGGACCCTTCCCTCAGACCGTGGACTCCCTGGACATCGCCCAGGCTCTCTGGCAGCCGTAGAGCCACTTGATCACCCGGGCATTGCGCTCGATAATGGAGACGGTCGAGCAGCGCCGTGCGCCCGGCTCCTCCGCGTCAGGCCCCGCTTCGCAGCCGCTGGAGTGGGCCGGCCCGCTGCGCTCCGAGCCAGCCGAGCCCACGCTCCCCAGGAGCAAGGAGGAGGCCGCGTCCCAGCCAGCAGGCCCGAACCtctccctgcccagcacctccacCAGGTCCCGGTCCAAGCCGCAGTAGTTGAAAAACCTCTCCTTCtctgagaggggcagggagcagcctcGGGCCAGCTCCCTCTTGGCCTCCTTCGGGCCTGGCCCCGACTGGCTGCTGTGTGGAGGCTGCGCCACAGGGCTCGCGTTCGGGCTGAAGATGCCGCCCCCTGGGCTCTGCATTCTAGCAGCCTCCTTCTCCACCGGCACCCACACCATGGGGGTCTCGTCTCTCTCCGGCCCCTGCCGCCTGTTGCCcaggcccctggaggagggggagctggggagttTGTCTCTCAGAGGCCCCTGGAAGAGCCGCCTGACCAGGCCGGAGCCCTTGGCATTCTCCTTGTTGATGGCCGTGCAGTCCCGTTTCTGCCGGTAGATGATGAGGGAGTCGGGCCTCAGCAGGCGTTTGCTGCTGCCCCTGCGCGCCACGGGGGACTGGGGGGAAGGCAGCAGCTTCCTGGGGCCGTTCTGCTTGGGGCTGTCTCGGCCCAGCTCTGAGCTCTGACAGATCTCTTGACACTGGTGGAGAGTCAGGCGCCTCCTGCTGCGAGGGGAAGGCCACGGGGGGCAGCTACGCAGCACCGGCTCCTGCCGGCTGTTGATCACTTGCTGGGTTTTGACGTACTTGGCTTTGTCGGCTTCCAGCCTCTCCACGGCACTCGGGGTGCGGCCCCCGCTCCCCACCTCCATCTGCCTGCGGAGATACTCCGGGCCCCGGTTCAGCAGCCGCAGGGGGGATGTGCTACTTGCAGGAGACACAGGCCTCATGGTCTCGTGCACTTGCACCTCGGCTCTCAGGAACAGGGCACAGCGACCTGCAATGGGAGGCCCCTCAGGGGAACCATAGCGCGAAAGCCCCAAACCCCAAATCCACACTGTTCTAAAGCCAGTCCTTCGAGTGGGCCACAGGACACCGACACGGTTCTTCACCCAGAAGCTGGAATCTGTATCCAGACAGGACAGCAAGAGGGGCTCTCTGGCACCGGCTTCCGTATCCGCAAGGAGCCAGTCCTCAGTGGCCGTGGGGAAGGTGCACTCAGCTcctggaaggagaggagggaagtgGTTAGTCATAGGAAAGTTGttgccaccaccaccagcaaaGGGCCCTGCATGGGTAACGGGCAGCTGCCAACCATCCGCAGGCTGGGGCAGGACCTGGTCCCACCGCAGGAGGAGTTCTGTTTGTGGGGGAACGGGGACGCAGATAATGTAGCACCCAAGTGTCCCCCAGATGGACCATTTTGAGTGGGAACCATCATCTCAAGTGGAAGTCACCCTCCAGCTGggtcattcacacacacacacacacacacacacacacacaccatctccccctccctggcACTGTGTGCACAGAGaggtgccctgccccccccccaccagtgtaaTATGGCACCCAGGctacagctcctcccccccccccagctccactctgcctggcTGTGGAGGATGCAGTCAGGAGGGGCCTGTACCCAGCACCATCTTCTCCCCAGCGGGCAGCAGTGTGTCCAACTCAGCTGCATCAGCCAGAGCTGGAGCATAGGAAGACCCTTCGGACGAGGCCCCACAGCGACAGAGAGCCTGGATatggcagcaggggatggggcaccccagagctgctgcctgcTGTATCGCTCTATGGGAGATCGATCAAGGATTCAGGAGCGAGAGGAAGACAagagcccgggggagggggggggaggagtctgTTCAGGTCCCACCTCCCCCACAAAATgggactccctccccacccccgtgtTGGGGGTAGATGAGGGTTCTGGTCTGAGCCTCTCCCCCTCACCATGGCAGAGATGGGCACCCAGACAGTCCAGAGCCCAAGACAATGCGGGTAGGGgaatggaggagaggaagaggaggagaatgcatTGGCGAAGGGGCAACCCAGAGCTGAGGAGAGGGGGCAGTCGGGAGCAGGGAAGGAGCTTGATTTTCTTGCCCCATAAAGGGGCCGGGCTAGATGCCCTTGTGAACCACCCGCCCCCGTGGCTGCGTTCAAGGCGCCAGGAGGAAACCTATCTACCGCATAGGGCCGCTCCGCAAAGGAGACCCTGatgagagggaggggggcaccTTGGAGGAATGGGGCAGCCGGCCGGGGCTGCAGTTTCAGGGAGGGTTTTGATGCCACCTCTAGACACGTCGTGCGGTTCAGAGTGGCGTGGGGCGGGCTGCTGAGGGGCACAGTGATTTTTCAGGTGGGTGCGAGTTCCCCCTCGCCCCACCGTGACAGCCCCTGATCCTCTGAATCATAGCAGCAGAGAGGAGGCTGGAAAAGGAGACGTGGCGGGCTGATTGATCTCTGCTGGGATACCACCGCGCTTCAGGATGAGTAGGAGCCAAGGAGGGCACCTGGCTGGCTCAGATGCACAGCAAAGAGACTGGGAGAGGACGGGAGACGGGCCTTTTTCTAGACAGCAGCAGGCCTCTAGGTGGGACTAATCACTGCAGGAAGGGGAAAGCACTGAACAGCTTGTGAAGTCGCCTGGGTTATTGCAGAGCTTCCAAGAGCAActtaaacaggaaaaaataccGGAGCCAGCCGCCTTATCTTTATGTGCCCAACGGTAGCAGAACAAAGACAATCTGGCCATCAAGTGCTGCAGAGCCACCCATGCTTCCcggcagcccccagcaccgccggtgCTACCTTCGGGAGCAACGGAGGAGCCAGGTTGGAGCAACTGGGAGGGGAGGAACCAGACGGCAGGAGGTGGAAAAGCCACAAGGGCGTTTCTGGCTCCACTCGCCTTCCGTGTGGCTCAGAATAATCACAGCGTCTGAGCGGCCCCGCGTTGGGACGGGCTCCCTTCTGGGTTTCCCTTTtcagaaaggaaaacaagaaaaaggctttttttaaatctgtcaaaGTCTCAGCCAACTGACACACTGACTCCACAGTGGCTGCTGAGGGCTAGAGTccccagggaggcagcatggcccaGCGGCTCGAGCACTGGACCAGGAGTCAGGAGACacgggttctactcccagctctcgcctgctgggtaaccttgggcatgtcacttccccctttgtctccgtgcctcagtttccccacgtggCTCAACTGTTTAGCTTGTCAGCTCTTTTGGGCAGGAGTTGGCGCTGACTGGGTGTGTGTGCAAAGCCTCCAGGTGCTACTGTCATATAAACAAGCACCTGTCTAGTTGCCCAGGATAAAGGATCCTAGAACCAAAGAGCCTCATCCTGGAACAGGTGGGTCAATCCCAGAACCATTAAACTTTGCTGGCTCAGCTCCCAACCACCTCTCATTCACACCGAACAAGCCAGCGACCAACAAGGCTTAGAAAGGGCAAAATCCTCCCCGGTTTTGCCCCATGACTAATTCCTAATTCATAGGAGACCCTAAATGATCAGCCAGAGGTCACTGCTGGCATCGTGACCACCAGAGAGCCTTTATTCACCTCCCGACTGACCATCCCTCCAGGGAAGGACTAGAACAAAGTAGCGTCTGAGCCTAAGGGGCTGGCGAATGAGGGGCCAGGGTGGGACCAGGGCAGTAAATCTGGTGCTGAAGTTGACAGCAGCTAGTGCAGGGGGCCTGGAGTCAGATGCAGAAGCTGTAAATGCCCCAAGCAGATGGTTTCCTTTAACAGAAGAGACAAATGGCGCTGAAGAGCCTCTCAGTCCAGCAGTGACTGATTGGAAGCGAATGGTTAACTAGCTTGCCTACCCCAGGCAGTCACCATTCTCTGCCCATTGCTGGAAACAAGCCCGTCTACACTCGGAGCtggattccctccccccacaattcCCCTCCAGCCTGCCAGGGAACACTCAGGACAAACCCCCAGCTAACTTGTCACATGAACACTTAGCCCTTCTCAGCCGAGGATCTCCAAGCACATGACAAAtgagaacaaaataaaacttttcaacATCCCCCGGAGGCGCCGTCGGtctcattcccattttacaggcagggaaactgaggtatgaaGCAGTTAAGCATGTTGCCCAAGATCCcgcaggaagtctatggcagagccagaTCTCCCTGGAGCCGAACTAACAGAGACCTCTGAGACGAGAAGCAAGAGTCTAGCCTGAGAAAGAGGCAACAGCTGGAGTTTGATACTGTGGTGTTCGAAAGGAAGGGCTCAGCATCCACCCACCCAAACCCTCCACCAGCTAAGCCCTGGTTCCTTCCGCCTTTCCTGCCATTTAATCCCACCACACACCTCTGACCTGCACGGTCACGGTAAAGACCCCACATGCTGGAGATCAGTAAGACTTTCACATGGAGACTTCATGCCACCCAGGGAGAGTCTGCCCAGGGTCTGGCATACCCAGTTCGGTCACACAAAGAGGGGTTGCATAATATAAAGGCACAGATTCCCAAGGGGCATTTCTGATGGAAAGGTTCACTGCCTTGATCAGTCCTGAGCGCAGGAATTTCAACTCCAGCTCTAGGGCAGAGATCAAGTCAGCAGGGGAGCTAACAGACCAGCTCCGGAGCGGTTATTAGAGCCACTGGGGAAATCGAATTTCCAGCCTGCAGGAAATCCCTCTTTCCACATttgctttcatcccaaaggaggaggaaaagtcAAAACGGTGAGAATTTTCATGAAGCAAAAAGTTGGAAAGTTGAGAAATTGGGAGAGGAAATATGTTCTATCAGAGTGAAACACTCGGTCAAACCGTTTCCTTTCACGTTttcccaattaaaaaaacaaaaacaaaaaatccacatttttggTTCCCTGGTGCCGCTCTAGCTGCCTGCATCCATCTGTCGTCTCTGGTCAtatacttagattgtcagcttttgggggcagggagtgtctctttgtcctatgtttgtacagcccctagcacaaaggGCCCTGGTGCATTGACTGAGCCTCTCACATGCTATCGCAAGACAAATAAATAACAGTTTCTTTTCCCCCAGGGAAATTTGATTTCAGTGCAACTCCATATTTTGCCAGGAAAGTTTTCTACCAGCTCTCCCCAGTATACTCTAGATAGACACTCCACAGCAGATCTGAGTCAAAATGCGATTGTTCCTACCACTACAACACTTGCCTTGGGTACAGCACCTTGTGGGTAACCTTAAAGCATTTTACACACATGAATTAAGCCACACAACAGTCCTGTATGTAAAGACAGGTAAGGATCACTGCACCCACCtatggggtggaacacagcaagtcttgaacagcacacagcaacactacaccaACGGCTGGTGTAGGAAAAGAAGAATGGTGCGCCGGTGAAACTGCCAGGGCAGAGAGAGCGTTCCAGAGTTAGAATATGGCCAGGACACCAAAGACCAGATTTTCAGCAGAGCTCAGCTTATTGATGGCTGAATGCCCTTGAAAAACTGGCCATAAACAGGCGCTGAGCACTTGgaaaccatacacacacacatgccacaCGAGTTGggacagcagcagccagggcATGAGATGCCTCATTGCCAGACACCAGAGGGGAAAACATGCATCCGAAAAGATCACCCCATGCACTGCTCACTAAGGGGAGACTGGCTGTAAAGGCTGCTGGAAGGCTCCCCCCGGGGCTCTCCCCTGTGGATCCTAACACAGCACTGAAGCTAGCCCAAAATTTCTCCAGCTGGGAGCTTAGATCCCATCCCGTGTTATCCCAGGGCCACTAGGAtgcaaggaaggggaaaaaaaacaacaacctgctATAAAAAGCCCAAAGAGCTGAACTTCTGCCTCCCATCAGCGCTATAAATAAGCGGTTCCAGGGCAGACACTCGCCCGCCTCCCTGGCACGTGCCCTGCAGAGACAGCTCAAACACGGGGCAGCCAGATCTCAGCACAGGCCTCCAGCCTCCCTCTGGAAAtccactgaggccaagagctggATGCCCGAAGGTGGCACCCGCTTGCCAGGGCTGAACAGAGCAAACAGAGCTCCCAGGGGAGCCCACAGCAGGGCATGGCCTGCCCCAAGGGACAAGACACTACGCCCTGCCCAGAGCCTGGCACTGCCATGCATCCCCCGTTAGTACCTCCCAGGGCCGGTGTTAGACTGgcgggagcccagggcagaaagccgaagcccgagccccgcCATGAGGGGCtaaagcaacttagcttcacgggcCCCAGgaaactgccctgcttgctaccccgtaacgccagccctgggaccccccaGCCTTGCAGCAGGAATTCTGCTGAGCTGCGCAGTGGGGctctagggcagggcaggggctccagCACAGGGCGGCAGGGCGGAGGGGCACTCACCAAGCCTGGCTAAGGCATCTCCAGTCAAGCACCAGCTGGTCCTGCCCTGCCAAGAGCTCCCAGGGAACTGAGCTCCGCCAGGGCAGGCAGCGGCTGGTGGATATTCACGGTCAGGGGAGAGCCAGCCCCTCCCTGTGCATTAACCCCGTCCCTCCCGCTCGCCCCcagcctgcattaacccctgccctcCTGCTCGCCCCCAGCCTGCATTAACCCCGTCCCTCCCGCTCGCCCCCAGCCTGCATTAACCCCGTCCCTCCCGCTCGCCCCcagcctgcattaacccctgccctcCCGCTCGCCCCCAGCCTGGATTAACCCCGTCCCTCCCGCTCGCCCCCAGCCTGGATTAACCCCTGCACTCCCGCTCAACCCcagcctgcattaacccctgcacTCCCGCTCAACCCCAGCCTGCATTAACCCCGTCCCTCCCGCTCGCCCCCAGCCTGCATTAACCCCGTCCCTCCCGCTCGCCCCCAGCCTGCATTAACCCCGTCCCTCCCGCTCGCCCCcagcctgcattaacccctgcacTCCCGCTCAACCCcagcctgcattaacccctgcacTCCCGCTCACCCCCAGCCTGCATTAACCCCGTCCCTCCCGCTCACCCCCAGCATTAACCCCTGCCCTCCCGCTCGCCCCCCCGCCAGCCTGCATTAACGCCTGCCTTCTACCCCCAGCCTGCATTAACCCCTTCTCTCCCACTCGCCCCCAGCCTGTTAACCCCTTCCCTCCTGCTCACACCcagcctgcattaacccctgccctcCCACTCGCCCCCCGCCAGCCTGCATTAACCCCTTCCCTCCTGACCCCACCCAGCCTGCATTAACCCCTTCCCTCCCGCTCGCCCCCAGCCCATTAACCCCTTCTGTCCCCCCCAGCCTGCATTAACACCTTCCCTTctgacccccttccctcctgaccCCACGCAGCCTGCATTAACCCCTTCCCTCTTGCTCACCCCCAGCCTGCATTAACCCTTGCCCTCCCGCTCGCCCCCCGCCAGCCTGCATTAACCCCTTCCCTCCTGACCCCACCCAGCCTGCATTAACCCCTTCCCTCCCGCTCGCCCCCAGCCCATTAACCCCTTCTGTGTCCCCCAGCCTGCATTAACACCTTCCCTTctgacccccttccctcctgaccCCACGCAGCCTGCATTAACCCCTTCCCTCTTGCTCACCCCcagcctgcattaacccctgccctcCCGCTCGCCCCCCGCCAGCCTGCATTAACCCCTTCCCTCCTGACCCCACCCAGCCTGCATTAACCCCTTCCCTCCCGCTCGCCCCCAGCCCATTAACCCCTTCTGTCCCCCCCAGCCTGCATTAACCCCTTCCCTTctgacccccttccctcctgaccccatgcagcctgcattaacccctgccctcCTGCTCACACCCAGCACATTAACCCTTTCCCTCCTGCTCACACCCAGCATTAACCCCTGTCCTGCCAGGCCTAGTGCACTACATCTGCCTTATGCTCTGTTACACACAATCTGCCCCCTCCTAACCAGGGGCATCATTTGCTATGGGGCAAGGGGGCAGTTggttcccacccagcccccagacTTTTCATTGGTCTATATGCTCAATTGTGTCTTCCACTCAACCCCCCAGGCTTTGCAGGAAATAGACAATTACATATAACAACatgacttccctccctcccccaattttttctgaaatga includes these proteins:
- the FAM110D gene encoding protein FAM110D yields the protein MRPVSPASSTSPLRLLNRGPEYLRRQMEVGSGGRTPSAVERLEADKAKYVKTQQVINSRQEPVLRSCPPWPSPRSRRRLTLHQCQEICQSSELGRDSPKQNGPRKLLPSPQSPVARRGSSKRLLRPDSLIIYRQKRDCTAINKENAKGSGLVRRLFQGPLRDKLPSSPSSRGLGNRRQGPERDETPMVWVPVEKEAARMQSPGGGIFSPNASPVAQPPHSSQSGPGPKEAKRELARGCSLPLSEKERFFNYCGLDRDLVEVLGRERFGPAGWDAASSLLLGSVGSAGSERSGPAHSSGCEAGPDAEEPGARRCSTVSIIERNARVIKWLYGCQRAWAMSRESTV